The nucleotide window GCCTTCCCGATGGCACAGATCTCGGCCGTCCGTCAGGTCATCAACGACATCGTCGCCGAGGAGGGCGTCACCGCGCCGCCGGAGTTGCTCGTCATCAACAAGATCGACGCCATCGACGGCAACCGCCTCACCGAGTTGCGCGGGGCGCTCGGCTCGGATGCGGTGTTCATCTCCGCCCGCACCGGTGAGGGACTGCCCGAACTCTTCGGGCGCGTTCGCGAATTCGTCGGGCGCGAGGACGTGGAGATGACCATCGAGGTGCCGTTCGATCGCGGCGACGTCGTCTCTCGCGTCCACAGCGAGGGCGAGGTCATCTCCTCCGAGCACACCGAGGCCGGCACGACGATGAAGGTCCGCGTCCCGGCCGCATTCGCGGGCGAGATCGCGGACCTCCGGGTCTGAGGGCCCCGCCGTCCGGGTCTAGTCCGCGTCGAGGTCCTTCTCGACGAGGGTGACGATGGCGTCGAGCGTGGCCTGATCGTCGGCCGTCACGACGACCCGGGTGCCCTTCTCGGCTCCCAGCGTCATGATCATCAGCGCCGACCCCGCGTCGACCGGGTCGCCGCCCTCGAGGCCCAGCGTCACCGGGTTCCCGGCTTCGGCGACCGCCTCGGCGATGATCGTGGCGGGGCGGGCGTGGAGGCCGACGGCGGAGCCGACGGTGGCGGTGGTGCTGGGCATGGGAACTCCTTCGGGTGGGTTGGGGTGTCGCGTGCGGTGGGTTGTGGTGCGATCCGGTGCCGGGGTCCGACCCGGATGTCGCGGGGTCGTGTGAACGTGTCGTCGTGGCGTCAGGCGGCGACCGCCTCTAGTTCGTCGAAGGCGACGGCGTCGCGACTGCGGTGGACCTGCTTGGCCGCGATCACCAGGACGGCGGACAGGACGGTACCGGCGACGAGCGCGACGAGGAACAGCACCCAGTTGTTCATCGCGAAGAAGACGAAGATGCCGCCGTGCGGGGCGCGGAGTTCGACACCGAACGCCATGATCAGTGCGCCGCTGAGTGCGCCGCCGGCCATCATCGACGGGATGACGCGGAAGGGATCGACCGCCGCGAACGGGATGGCGCCCTCGGAGATGAAGGAGGCGCCGAGAAGCCATGCGGCCTTGCCGTTCTCGCGCTCCGGTTCGGTGAACAGGCCGGGACGCAACACCGTGGCGAGGGCGAGCGCCAACGGGGGGACCATGCCGGCGCACATGACGGCGGCCATGATCTGGTACTGCGCGGTGCCTGCGGTCGCCGCGTCGGCGATGCCCGCGGTGGCGAACAGATAGGCGGTCTTGTTGACCGGTCCGCCGAGGTCGAAGCACATCATCAGGCCGAGCACGACGCCGAGGGCGATGGCCGATCCGCCGGACATGCTCTCCAGACCGCTGTTCATCTGCTCGGTCAGCCACGCGAGGGGTTTGCCCAAGACCATGTAGAGCAGTCCGCCGACGATCATGCTGCCGAACAGCGGGATGACCACGACCGGCATCAGGCCACGCGCCCACTGGGGCACCGGGGTTCGAGCGATCCACAAGCACACCACGCCGGCGATGAGACCGCCGATCAGTGCGCCGATGAAGCTGGCGCCGACCGCGAGCGAGACGATGCCGGCCACGAAACCGGGTGCGATGCCCGGGCGGTCGGCGATCGCGAAGGAGATGTAGCCCGCGAGCACCGGGACCGCCAGCCCCATGATCCCCGAGCCGATCGCGAAGCTCACCGCGCCCAGATACTGCAGGAGTCCGCCCGACGGCAGGTCCCAGAGGCTGTTGTTCAGCGCGATGAAGGCACCGTCGCTGAGGGTGCCGCCGTCGTCGAGGGTCGTGTTGGCGACCTCGTAACCGGCGAGGAGGAATCCGAGTGCGATGAGCAGGCCGCCGGCGGCGACGAACGGGATCATGTAGCTCACACCGGTCATCAGCGCCTGGCGCGTGCGGCCGGCGAGGCCGACACCTGATGCCGACGACTCGTCCCCGCCGGCGTCCGTGCCGTCGGCGGTGACCCGCGTCGCGTTCGGGTTGCGTCCCGCCGCGACCGCCTCGGCGATCATCGCGTCGGGCTCGTTGATCGCGCGTTTCACCCCGGACGCGATGACGGGTTTGCCGCTGAACCGGTTGCGGCCCTTCACCCCGACGTCGGTGGCGAAGATGACCGCGTCGGCCGAGGCGATCACGTCCGGATCGAAAGCGGTCGTGGCCGAGGACCCCTGGGTCTCCACCGCGAACTCGACACCGGCCCGTTCGGCGGCGTACTTCAGTGCATCGGCGGCCATGTAGGTGTGGGCGATCCCGGTCGGACACGCGGTGATCGCGACGATCCGCGGCTTCGCCGGTGACTGGTCCGGGGTCTGGTCCGAATCGCTACGGACCGGCGAGCTCTCGGCCTTCGCGGTCGACACCGCCGTGTCCGCGGTCGCCGGGGAAGCGGTTGCCGGGGCAGCCGGAGCCGGCGGCGCGGGATCGACGGCCTCGTTGACCAGCTCGATCACGCGCTCCTCGTTCTCCGCCGCGCGCAGCGAGGCCACGAAGTCGGGCCGGACGAGCGAGCGGGCCAGTGAGCTGAGGAGTTTCATGTGCGCGCTGGCACCCCCTTCGGGGGCGGCGATCAGGAAGACCAGGTCGGCCGGCCCGTCCGGTGCGCCGAAGTCGACCTTGCGGGACAGTCGCGCCATGGCGAGACTGGCCGCGGTCACCGACGCGGTTCGGGCGTGCGGGATGGCGATGCCGCCGGGAAGTCCGGTCGCGGACTTGGCCTCCCGGTCGAGAGCGGCCCGCGCGAGATCGGCGGGATCGGTGGTCCGGCCGGCCGCGGAGAGCGCATCGGCCAGGGTCGTGATGACGGCGGCGGGATCGCCGCCGGCGTCGACGTCGAGACTCACCGTCTGTGCGGTGATGATCTGCTCGGTCATGGGATGTCCTTCGGTGAACGGGGTGGAACAGGGCGGGGGTATCGGGCGGGCGGTCCGGGTTACGGGATGTGGCGTCAGGTCATGCGGGCGGCTCCCGACAGTTCGGTCACCCGGACGCCGGGGAGGTCGAGGTGGTCGGGAGTCGGAGCCTGTGTTCCCGCCAAAGAGGCAGCCGCGGCGCCGTACGCCACCGCAGACCGAAGGCACTCGGCGGGCGAGGCCCCGGTGCTCTGTGCGATGAGGAAACCGGCGAGCGAGGAGTCGCCCGCGCCGACGGTGCTGCGCGGGACGATCGGTGGAGGCGTCGCCGACCAGACGCCTGACGCGGTGACCAGGACGGCGCCGGCGGACCCGAGCGTTGCCAGGACATTGCCGCCGATCTGCTCCGCGATCGTGGTCGCGGCCTCCACCACGGGTCCGAGATCCTTGCGGGAGAGAGCGTCTCGGAGTATCGCCGGGTCGGCGCCGGTCAGCTCGGCGAGCTCGTCCTCGTTGGGTTTGATCAGGTCGACGCGACCGGCGACGACGGCACGGAGCGGAGCGCCGGAGGTGTCCACCGCGACCCGGCATCCGGCGAGGACGAGGTCGTCGGCGATCGAGCGGTACCAGTCATCGGGAACGCCGGGCGGCAGCGAGCCGCAGAGGGTGACCCAGTGCGCGGAGTCGGCGTGAGCGCGGACGAGTCCGACGAGTGCTTCGCGATCCTGCGTCGTCAGGGCGACGCCTGGCGCGTTGATCTTGGTGGTCGTCCCGTCCGACTCGGCGATGGTGATGTTGGAGCGGACCTCGCCGTCGACGGGCACCGCGTCGTAGGGGAGTCCGAGGTCGTCGAGTGCGGTGCGCAGCGGATCGCCCGACCGGGCGGGGAGCAGGGCACGGGTGGACAGACCGGCGGCCGCGACGACGCGGGACACGTTGACACCTTTGCCGCCGGGTTCG belongs to Gordonia sp. KTR9 and includes:
- a CDS encoding HPr family phosphocarrier protein; translation: MPSTTATVGSAVGLHARPATIIAEAVAEAGNPVTLGLEGGDPVDAGSALMIMTLGAEKGTRVVVTADDQATLDAIVTLVEKDLDAD
- a CDS encoding PTS fructose transporter subunit IIABC translates to MTEQIITAQTVSLDVDAGGDPAAVITTLADALSAAGRTTDPADLARAALDREAKSATGLPGGIAIPHARTASVTAASLAMARLSRKVDFGAPDGPADLVFLIAAPEGGASAHMKLLSSLARSLVRPDFVASLRAAENEERVIELVNEAVDPAPPAPAAPATASPATADTAVSTAKAESSPVRSDSDQTPDQSPAKPRIVAITACPTGIAHTYMAADALKYAAERAGVEFAVETQGSSATTAFDPDVIASADAVIFATDVGVKGRNRFSGKPVIASGVKRAINEPDAMIAEAVAAGRNPNATRVTADGTDAGGDESSASGVGLAGRTRQALMTGVSYMIPFVAAGGLLIALGFLLAGYEVANTTLDDGGTLSDGAFIALNNSLWDLPSGGLLQYLGAVSFAIGSGIMGLAVPVLAGYISFAIADRPGIAPGFVAGIVSLAVGASFIGALIGGLIAGVVCLWIARTPVPQWARGLMPVVVIPLFGSMIVGGLLYMVLGKPLAWLTEQMNSGLESMSGGSAIALGVVLGLMMCFDLGGPVNKTAYLFATAGIADAATAGTAQYQIMAAVMCAGMVPPLALALATVLRPGLFTEPERENGKAAWLLGASFISEGAIPFAAVDPFRVIPSMMAGGALSGALIMAFGVELRAPHGGIFVFFAMNNWVLFLVALVAGTVLSAVLVIAAKQVHRSRDAVAFDELEAVAA
- the pfkB gene encoding 1-phosphofructokinase; this translates as MIVTVTANPSLDRTLELGAPLARGEVQRAGVVRTEPGGKGVNVSRVVAAAGLSTRALLPARSGDPLRTALDDLGLPYDAVPVDGEVRSNITIAESDGTTTKINAPGVALTTQDREALVGLVRAHADSAHWVTLCGSLPPGVPDDWYRSIADDLVLAGCRVAVDTSGAPLRAVVAGRVDLIKPNEDELAELTGADPAILRDALSRKDLGPVVEAATTIAEQIGGNVLATLGSAGAVLVTASGVWSATPPPIVPRSTVGAGDSSLAGFLIAQSTGASPAECLRSAVAYGAAAASLAGTQAPTPDHLDLPGVRVTELSGAARMT